ACACGGCAGCACCCGCAGACACTGAGACAGCAACACAAGACACACCGACACTTTATATCATGTCACTGCACAGTCACGTCCTGCACATTACAGGAGTGTGTCTCACTCTTTATTACCACTTCTAAACTTGTCTTCCTGAATTCAACTACGGAGAAAATGCAGCCGAGTCTAAATCAGGGAGTGCGTGTATGTGGGAGTTCTGGCGGACCTGGTTGTTGTTGAACGGCTCCAGACAGACGGCACAGTTGTCCGTCTCCCCCAGCTGGGACGGGTCACACCGTGGTTTGGGCTGACGGTATGTTTTGGTCTTTAGGGACGACATTCTCTTAAGGACATCCTGTTTAGGAGAGAGCTGAGGACGAAAACAAAGCAGACATCACATCTCGTTATCTCAATGaggacataaaatgtcatctgTCATCAACATTTACTTGCATCTCTATTACAAAAGTTTCCACTGTACAAACACTAAcgcagtgtttttaaatttccaatCCATGAAACTTAATGATTTGGTTTATTATAAAATGCAATATTCCCAGACTGTGAACAAAGATTTTTCAGTATAGGAGAGCAAACACGATTTTTGACGTATTTTTAAGCACATGGATGTATGCCTCCACGCACTAATCaagctgcacttacagtttacatccatttcTGTGGAAACATGGACGTTTCTCAAACAGAAGATCTGTACAAACAGCAATTTCAAGGTAGTTCTCAAGGGTGCTTGAGTTATGGCCATAAACATGCTgtatgaggtcaccgtgacctttgaccttcaaccaccagattctaatcagttcattctggagtccaagtggacgttggtaccaaatttgagaaaagtcTCTCAAAGCCATCGTCAGatattgaccttgacctttgcacaccaaattctaataaatTCGTTGATGAGttaaagtgaatgtttgtgtcaaacttaaacaaaatttgtcaaggtgttcttaagatatcgctttcacaagAACGACATGAACGTAAGGTCACTGgtacctttgaccaccaagatctaatcagtttatccttgagtcaAGTTGaacgtttttgccaaatttgacgTAATTCCCTCCAGGTGTTCGTGAGTTATGATGGTCACAAGACTGAGACAGATGAGGAAACAATAACCTTGAACTttgacgtttgtgctaaatctCACCAAATATGTTCTTGAGAAATCACGTTTGAAGAATTGGCTTACGAACCGTCAGACAGACGTACGGACAGACAACCGAAAAACATAACGCCTCCGGCAACGGTGCATAAAAACGACACGAAAAGGAGAAGCTGTCGGGTTACGTTATTGAACATTACCAATataaattcaaaaatgtgttttttggttttaaaaagagTAGTTTGAAAGGTAATTTTTGAAGGTTAAGGCTCtggatgatatttttttttaacttttggagCTTAAATTAATAAGAATGCAGGGCAGGCATATCAAAGCTCAATGCTCGAATAAATGCTTTTAGTTACTTTCCATCGTCGTTTATCGTCGTGATGTAGCAgccaatgagaaaaaaaatcttcagcaCAGAAATGTTTAAGTGTAAAACTTCCTCATATGACCTGTGATAACATCAGCAGCAAAGAGATTTTACCTGCAGGTCGTCGTTCAGCTGGTGGTCCTGGTACTGCCAGCGAGCCTGGACAATGACTCCGGTGCTGAGGATCAGAGCCACCAGGAGGACCGTGTCCCACAGCTTCTGCAGGTACTTCTGCAGAATCACAGCGAATAcgtatataaatacatttttgaatatACAATTATGCATATACATTTACATTCTGTTTCATTCGTTTGAAATTACTCTCAGAttcagaaaaactgttttctgtcatgacaGAAAATCGTCTTAGATGTGGCTCAACACACAGTGCAAAACAGACAATcatacagcataaaaaataaaataaaaaaaagaataaaaaaacataaaaaataccaaatacaataaattcaacagaataaaatcacaatattcTACTGTTTGCAAAGTGGCACAGTGTTTAAGCAGATGTATGgatcaaatgttttctttacgATGTTTATGGAGATTTATATTACcctatttcatattttatattttattttattttaactcgcattattttatgtttgtcattttgtgtgttctttttttttttttttttttacatatttattgagCACTGTTGGAGGGAGCCTGGGACTTCAGATTTTAGTTACAAAAGACTGTTTCTCTGTAACTGTTGTGCATACTATGAACACCTCACTTGCAcactgttttctgtatttaacagtatttaacatttattgtatattttaatattttttttaagtatttagcatgtttgtattttatctaGTATATTTAAGTGAATTATAGtgtattctttgtattttattttctgtagatATTTAACAGATACATTCTTATTCTTACAGAATAtcctgtagtttgttttttttatatatatgaaaaatattatttaatttatttttaaaaaactatattttttctcttctagTGTTATATAtgcatcactgtgtttttactgctccTGTGCAACTTAAAACATGCTGCTACAACTTCGGTACATCTATCTATCTGGACGATGTGTTGGTTTGGCTCCCCCACCTGGACCTGAGAGTTGGTCTCTCCCGTGCAGATGACCCCCTGCCACTCTCCGTAGCGCCCTCCTCTCGATCGACCGCAGCTGGACCACAGCGTGAGCGTGGCTCCCTGCCCgaacacacagcagcatgagCTCACTGTCAGCTCAGCCTGTTCACTCACCACCGGAGGATGCTtcaaactgacaaacacacagtcgGCTGATAGACTGAGCGGCTCACCAGGTTGTCCTGCAGGATCGTCTTGTACGTGATTTTTGCTGTCGCCTGAAGACCCCTGCAGAGAGAACGCCGACTTAGTGCAAATAAAGACCTGTAGAGAttaaatttacacacacacactaaccgGATTACTATGAATGATCAGATTAAGGCAGCTGAGACATGAATTTagatattttctttattgataATTTATGTATGAAATGCTGTGCGCTGGACTGCAGGAAATATTCCATCATCAACAACGTGATACAAGAAATAGCAGGGATTTGGTGGCGTTGGTGTCACTCAGCTGTGTGAACTCTGGAAACTggcttattttctttaaaaaacatataaagaaGGCCATGAGGAACTTatgaaatggcccaaaaccTAACAACATATTAGTATAAAATCAAAAGAAAgtttcctgaaaataagtaataaaaccaaaacaagaaagGTACCaggaaaaaggtaaaaatcaaatgaaataacatttctgtaacattattttacatataaaattatgaatgcagctttcctaaaaaaatccttttttaacggtaattttcttgtcaccttttcttGCAATatgagggacatttcttgccaagttgctctttgatTTATGGCCCGTGTTttcggggggaaaaaaaagacagacacagtttaaatgtatttaggTTCATGCACGGCTGGAGCTGAAACTTTTTGTTGAAGTAGAATCGTGTTTGTTAAAGCACTGTTTTCTCTGACCGCAGCCTCAAACTGAGGAAGCACGTGACACGTGGTGGTAACTTATCTGATTCAATAAACAGAGGCGGTATTCTGTCGCTTTTTATCACTGATGTGAGGAAAAAGAGTAATAATCAAATGTTCAGTGATAAGTAATCAAATGTTTGGTACCTCAGCAGAGCTCCGATCAGCTTGGTGACATTTTCAGATGTCTGGATCACAATGATGGGCTTGGAGAGCACCTGAGACAGATCCATCTACAGCAGAAAGAGGCAGATTTAAAACCTGACCTGCAGGTGCCTgttag
Above is a window of Plectropomus leopardus isolate mb unplaced genomic scaffold, YSFRI_Pleo_2.0 unplaced_scaffold29209, whole genome shotgun sequence DNA encoding:
- the LOC121938343 gene encoding RING finger protein 215-like, whose product is VQSEETQVSAGKSDDDTKEQEPWIGVVPVEMDDSKASTGNQESFADAMVNKMKRALVLGASALIILALNQNTVSEMDLSQVLSKPIIVIQTSENVTKLIGALLRGLQATAKITYKTILQDNLGATLTLWSSCGRSRGGRYGEWQGVICTGETNSQVQKYLQKLWDTVLLVALILSTGVIVQARWQYQDHQLNDDLQLSPKQDVLKRMSSLKTKTYRQPKPRCDPSQLGETDNCAVCLEPFNNNQCLRVLP